One genomic region from Paramicrobacterium agarici encodes:
- a CDS encoding WhiB family transcriptional regulator: MDWRDKAACLTADPELFFPVGNTGPAVDQIEKAKAVCATCTVTEICLQYALETSQDSGVWGGLSEDERRALKRRAARARRAS, translated from the coding sequence ATGGACTGGCGCGACAAGGCCGCCTGCCTCACAGCTGACCCGGAGCTCTTCTTCCCGGTAGGTAACACTGGTCCAGCCGTCGACCAGATCGAAAAGGCCAAGGCCGTCTGCGCCACCTGCACGGTCACGGAGATCTGCCTGCAGTACGCGCTTGAGACCAGCCAGGACTCCGGCGTCTGGGGCGGTCTCAGCGAAGACGAGCGCCGCGCGCTCAAGCGTCGGGCGGCTCGCGCCCGCCGCGCCTCCTAG
- the bcp gene encoding thioredoxin-dependent thiol peroxidase, translated as MTDYPRLVAGDAAPAFTLSDQNGDSVSLSDFSGERVIVYFYPAAMTPGCTTQACDFRDNLASLQSAGYRVVGVSKDSPEKLAAFAERDALTFPLLSDEDLTVHKAYGAYGEKNSYGRILTGTLRSTVVVDETGAVQLALYNVKATGHVGMLRRKLGVDD; from the coding sequence ATGACCGACTACCCCCGACTCGTTGCCGGCGACGCCGCTCCCGCCTTCACGCTTTCCGATCAGAACGGCGATTCCGTCTCGCTCTCCGATTTCTCTGGAGAGCGTGTCATCGTCTACTTCTACCCCGCCGCCATGACGCCGGGGTGCACGACGCAGGCGTGTGATTTCCGCGACAACCTCGCGAGCCTCCAGTCTGCGGGGTATCGCGTCGTCGGCGTCTCAAAGGACTCGCCCGAGAAGCTCGCGGCCTTCGCCGAGCGCGATGCGCTGACGTTTCCGCTGCTGTCAGACGAAGACCTCACCGTGCACAAGGCGTACGGTGCCTACGGTGAGAAGAACAGCTACGGACGCATTCTCACGGGCACGCTGCGCTCCACGGTCGTCGTCGACGAAACCGGGGCGGTGCAGCTCGCGCTGTACAACGTCAAAGCAACGGGCCACGTGGGAATGCTGCGCCGCAAGCTCGGCGTCGACGACTGA
- the rsgA gene encoding ribosome small subunit-dependent GTPase A — translation MSWWNGDDETDEPLFDESDVRVRPSRRGSRPRTKTRPAHKDAVTGTVLGVDRGRYTVLLDEDQPTEREVTSSRASELRRQPIVNGDRVDVVGDLSGQPGTLARIVRIKDRSTLLRRSADDTDDVERIIVANADQMLIVVAAANPEPRARLVDRYLVAAFDAGITPLMVITKTDLADPAEFRSLFAELPLTVFTSRTDDMPLDQIAGALVGHTTVFVGHSGVGKSTLVNALVPEANRSTGHVNQVTGRGRHTSSSAVSYRVARDGSSGWIIDTPGVRSFGLGHVDTDNILEAFPDLSEVAENCPRGCTHLPDAPDCALNEAARDGDLDEVALQRLDSLQRLLTTFTG, via the coding sequence ATGAGCTGGTGGAACGGCGACGACGAGACCGACGAACCGCTGTTCGACGAGTCCGACGTGCGCGTTCGGCCCAGCAGGCGCGGCTCACGGCCCCGTACAAAGACGAGGCCTGCCCACAAGGATGCTGTCACAGGCACCGTGCTCGGGGTGGACCGCGGGCGGTACACCGTGCTTCTCGATGAAGATCAGCCGACCGAACGCGAGGTCACGTCGAGCAGGGCGTCCGAGCTGCGACGGCAGCCCATCGTCAACGGGGATCGCGTCGACGTCGTCGGTGACCTCTCGGGCCAACCGGGAACGCTCGCGCGCATCGTTCGAATCAAAGACCGATCGACGCTGCTTCGCCGCAGCGCCGACGACACCGACGACGTCGAGCGAATCATCGTCGCGAACGCCGACCAGATGCTCATCGTTGTCGCCGCGGCGAATCCCGAACCCAGGGCCCGCCTCGTCGACCGGTACCTCGTTGCCGCGTTCGACGCCGGGATCACACCGCTCATGGTCATCACGAAGACCGACCTCGCCGATCCAGCGGAGTTTCGCTCGCTCTTCGCCGAGCTTCCCCTCACCGTCTTCACGAGCCGAACCGATGACATGCCACTTGACCAGATAGCCGGGGCACTCGTCGGGCACACGACAGTGTTCGTCGGTCACTCGGGCGTCGGTAAATCGACGCTCGTGAACGCCCTCGTCCCCGAAGCCAATCGCTCAACGGGTCACGTCAATCAGGTGACGGGGCGTGGCCGGCATACGTCGTCGTCTGCCGTCTCTTACCGGGTCGCGCGCGACGGGAGCTCCGGCTGGATCATCGACACTCCTGGCGTACGGTCATTCGGTCTCGGACACGTCGACACCGACAACATCCTTGAGGCGTTTCCTGACCTGAGCGAGGTGGCCGAGAACTGCCCGCGCGGCTGCACGCATCTCCCCGACGCGCCCGATTGCGCCCTCAACGAGGCCGCGCGAGACGGCGATCTCGACGAGGTCGCGCTCCAGCGTCTCGACTCGCTTCAGCGGCTGCTGACGACCTTCACCGGTTGA
- the aroA gene encoding 3-phosphoshikimate 1-carboxyvinyltransferase, whose translation MFESKYSGPDDQLAGDRSRLDGETLWPAPTASAALSGHVSLPGSKSLVNRELVLSALASAPSRLRAPLHSRDSQNMVEALRGLGAQIDEVDARGEYGPDFAVTPGELIGSTTVECGLAGTVMRFVPPVAALALGPTTFDADAAARGRPMEGLLDALRQLQVDIDPATRSLPFTVHGTGSVAGGEISIDASASSQFISGVLLSAARFDTGVTLRHAGERLPSLPHIDMTIAALRDRGVQASSPELGIWRVEPGGIAGRDVTIEPDLSNAAPFLAAALVAGGSVTIPHWPAQTTQVGADLATILPEFGARVSHGTDGSLTVTSGDSICGVDIDLSHAGELAPTLIALAAFADGPSRFRGIGHIRHHETDRLAALASGLGALGGDVTEHDDGVSVRPKPLHGGIWPTYNDHRTATTGALIGLAVPGVEIVDIATTAKTLPQFTELWHGLVSSGTTDATLT comes from the coding sequence ATGTTCGAGTCGAAATATTCCGGTCCCGATGACCAGCTTGCCGGCGACCGCAGCCGCCTTGACGGCGAGACGCTGTGGCCGGCTCCGACGGCGAGCGCTGCCCTGTCAGGTCACGTCTCGCTTCCCGGCTCAAAATCTCTCGTGAATCGCGAGCTCGTTCTCTCGGCGCTTGCGTCAGCGCCCAGCCGGCTGCGGGCACCGCTGCATTCGCGAGACAGCCAGAATATGGTCGAGGCGCTCCGCGGCCTCGGCGCGCAGATCGACGAGGTAGACGCGAGGGGCGAGTACGGTCCGGACTTCGCGGTGACGCCAGGTGAGCTGATTGGCTCGACCACTGTCGAGTGCGGCCTTGCCGGCACGGTCATGCGCTTCGTGCCTCCCGTTGCCGCGCTCGCGCTCGGGCCGACAACATTCGATGCGGATGCTGCTGCCCGGGGCCGCCCCATGGAGGGCCTTCTCGACGCGCTGCGACAGCTGCAGGTCGACATCGATCCTGCAACGCGCTCGCTGCCCTTCACCGTACATGGCACCGGTTCCGTCGCTGGCGGCGAGATCTCGATCGACGCGTCTGCCTCGAGCCAGTTCATCTCAGGGGTTCTGCTCTCAGCGGCTCGCTTCGACACGGGCGTCACTCTTCGCCACGCGGGCGAACGGCTGCCGAGCCTTCCGCACATCGACATGACGATCGCGGCACTGCGCGACCGCGGCGTTCAGGCGTCGTCGCCTGAGCTCGGAATCTGGCGCGTCGAACCGGGCGGCATCGCCGGTCGCGATGTCACGATCGAGCCGGATCTGTCGAACGCGGCGCCCTTCCTTGCCGCGGCTCTTGTCGCCGGAGGCTCCGTGACGATTCCGCACTGGCCGGCGCAGACCACGCAGGTCGGTGCCGATCTGGCGACGATCCTCCCCGAGTTCGGTGCGAGGGTTTCGCACGGCACTGACGGCAGCCTCACCGTGACGTCTGGCGACAGCATCTGCGGTGTCGACATCGATTTGAGCCACGCAGGCGAGCTCGCGCCGACCCTCATCGCTCTCGCCGCCTTCGCCGACGGGCCATCGCGCTTTCGCGGCATCGGGCACATCCGTCATCACGAGACGGATCGGCTGGCCGCACTCGCTTCGGGACTCGGCGCATTGGGCGGTGACGTCACCGAGCACGACGATGGCGTCTCGGTTCGTCCGAAACCGCTCCACGGGGGCATCTGGCCCACCTACAACGACCATCGCACGGCGACGACGGGCGCGCTCATCGGGCTTGCGGTGCCCGGCGTCGAGATCGTCGACATCGCCACGACGGCGAAGACCCTGCCCCAGTTCACGGAACTGTGGCACGGCCTCGTCTCCTCGGGAACAACGGACGCCACCCTCACATGA
- a CDS encoding sigma-70 family RNA polymerase sigma factor, translated as MTVPENPTPQAGDDPHALFEEQALPFLDQLYGAAMRMTKNPSDAQDLVQETFVKAYAAFGQFKQGTNLKAWLYRILTNTYINLYRKKQREPFQSAIDDLEDWQLGGAQSTTASSHRSAESEAIDRMPDSAVKQALQDIPEDFRLAVYLADVEGFSYQDIAEIMKTPIGTVMSRLHRGRRMLRDRLTDYAVERGITASSTRSTK; from the coding sequence ATGACTGTGCCCGAGAACCCGACGCCACAGGCGGGGGACGATCCCCACGCCCTTTTCGAGGAGCAGGCTCTGCCGTTCCTCGACCAGCTTTACGGAGCTGCAATGCGCATGACGAAGAATCCGTCTGACGCTCAGGATCTTGTGCAGGAGACGTTCGTCAAGGCCTACGCGGCGTTCGGTCAGTTCAAACAGGGCACCAACCTCAAGGCGTGGCTGTACCGCATCCTGACAAACACGTACATCAACCTGTATCGCAAGAAGCAGCGCGAGCCGTTCCAAAGCGCCATTGACGATCTCGAGGACTGGCAGCTGGGTGGAGCGCAGTCGACAACGGCGAGTTCTCACCGTTCGGCCGAGAGCGAAGCCATCGACCGCATGCCGGACAGCGCGGTGAAGCAGGCGCTCCAGGACATTCCCGAGGACTTCCGTCTCGCCGTGTACCTGGCAGACGTCGAAGGATTCAGCTACCAGGACATTGCAGAGATTATGAAGACCCCCATCGGAACCGTGATGAGTCGACTGCACCGTGGCCGTCGCATGTTGCGGGACCGTCTGACCGATTACGCCGTCGAGCGGGGCATCACGGCCTCATCGACTAGGAGCACGAAATGA
- a CDS encoding zf-HC2 domain-containing protein, producing the protein MTDCGCEKARQDLEEFLRNEVCRTDAADIRAHLAECEDCTREALLARTLTEAVQRACRETAPEELRAQVIARLRTATAH; encoded by the coding sequence ATGACTGATTGTGGTTGTGAGAAGGCACGTCAGGACCTTGAGGAGTTCTTGAGGAACGAAGTGTGTCGCACAGATGCTGCGGACATTCGAGCGCATCTTGCCGAGTGCGAGGACTGCACGCGCGAGGCACTGCTTGCCCGAACGCTCACAGAAGCCGTGCAGCGTGCGTGCAGAGAGACGGCTCCAGAGGAGCTGCGCGCGCAGGTGATCGCGCGGCTGCGAACGGCGACAGCGCACTGA
- a CDS encoding cation:proton antiporter — MESELALLSAVGVLVIVVVSFFAPKLGVAAPIVLVLIGVGASYIPGAPEFELPHELILTVALPPILYSAAVNVPIVDFRRNFKAISGLSVLLVIVSAFVTGFIFYLLLPDLSLPAAIALGAVVSPPDAVAATSIGKRLGLPPRLVTVMEGEGLVNDATALVMLRSAIAAVGGTVTFFGVVGDFLFAVFVAIAVGTIIGLVSVWVRSKLNDSVLTTAISFAVPFIAFVPSEEMGASGVVAVVTAGLITGHQSARHFSAQDRISERINWRTAQLILENGVFLIMGYEVHLLVARVDDAGFSVINSILLGLLATAILLVVRVIFIVPLFASLRSEQRRAQQQAPRLNQALERLAAARPADVKPSKRWNRATRMLQRRQADMDFLTSEGLGWRGAAVLGWSGMRGVVTLAAAQSLPEETPYRPQLVLIAFTVAIVTLVVQGGTLPLLIRALGIKGSDATADRSELAVLIDEIGTVGGALLDNPELKQPNGQPYDPSTIAQVRVDTTRLAEAMSESLGGDTPGPHEQRRALRRTVLQAERAALLDARSRGVYSSRVLERAQAILDAEETRLSHMDDGTSAH; from the coding sequence ATGGAATCTGAGCTCGCCCTCCTAAGCGCGGTGGGCGTGCTTGTCATCGTTGTCGTCTCGTTCTTCGCCCCGAAGCTCGGTGTCGCGGCACCGATCGTGCTCGTCCTGATCGGCGTCGGCGCAAGCTACATTCCCGGCGCACCAGAATTCGAGCTTCCGCACGAGCTCATTCTCACGGTCGCACTCCCGCCGATCCTCTACTCGGCGGCCGTCAACGTTCCCATCGTGGATTTCCGGCGAAATTTCAAGGCGATCAGCGGTCTGTCCGTGTTGCTCGTCATCGTCTCGGCGTTCGTGACGGGCTTCATCTTCTATCTCCTCCTGCCCGACCTCTCGCTGCCCGCAGCAATCGCGCTTGGAGCGGTTGTAAGCCCTCCGGATGCTGTCGCGGCAACGTCGATCGGAAAGCGCCTTGGTCTTCCGCCCCGCCTCGTGACGGTCATGGAGGGCGAAGGGCTTGTCAACGACGCGACGGCCCTTGTGATGCTTCGCTCCGCGATCGCCGCCGTCGGCGGTACCGTGACGTTCTTCGGTGTTGTCGGCGACTTCCTGTTCGCCGTGTTCGTCGCGATTGCCGTCGGCACGATCATCGGTCTCGTCTCCGTGTGGGTGCGCTCCAAGCTCAACGATTCAGTGCTGACGACGGCGATCTCGTTCGCGGTGCCGTTCATCGCATTCGTGCCGTCAGAGGAGATGGGCGCCTCGGGCGTCGTCGCCGTCGTCACCGCTGGACTCATCACGGGGCACCAGAGTGCACGTCATTTCTCTGCGCAAGATCGCATCAGCGAGCGCATCAACTGGCGCACGGCCCAGCTCATTCTGGAGAACGGCGTCTTTCTCATCATGGGCTACGAGGTGCACCTGCTCGTCGCGCGGGTCGACGACGCGGGATTCAGCGTCATCAACAGCATCCTCTTGGGCCTTCTCGCGACGGCGATTCTGCTCGTCGTGCGCGTGATCTTCATCGTGCCGCTCTTCGCCTCTCTGAGGTCAGAGCAGCGCCGCGCGCAACAGCAGGCCCCTCGGCTCAACCAGGCGCTGGAACGCCTCGCCGCGGCACGACCAGCCGACGTCAAGCCATCGAAGCGATGGAACCGTGCAACACGCATGCTTCAGCGACGCCAGGCCGACATGGACTTTCTCACGTCGGAGGGACTCGGTTGGCGCGGTGCGGCCGTGCTGGGCTGGTCGGGAATGCGCGGGGTCGTCACTCTGGCGGCGGCCCAGTCACTCCCCGAAGAGACTCCATACAGGCCTCAGCTCGTGCTGATCGCGTTCACCGTCGCCATCGTCACCCTCGTCGTGCAGGGCGGCACGCTTCCGCTTCTGATCAGGGCTCTCGGCATCAAGGGTTCCGACGCAACGGCCGATCGTTCCGAACTCGCTGTGCTGATCGACGAGATCGGCACAGTCGGCGGTGCGCTGCTCGACAACCCCGAGCTGAAGCAGCCGAACGGACAACCGTATGATCCGTCGACCATCGCGCAGGTCCGAGTCGACACGACGCGACTGGCCGAGGCCATGTCGGAGTCGCTCGGGGGCGATACGCCGGGGCCGCACGAGCAAAGGCGCGCGCTGCGCCGCACTGTACTGCAAGCCGAGCGCGCTGCGCTGCTCGATGCCCGGTCACGCGGCGTGTACAGCTCGCGCGTTCTCGAGAGGGCTCAAGCGATTCTCGATGCGGAGGAGACACGACTCAGCCACATGGACGACGGCACGAGCGCGCACTGA
- a CDS encoding multifunctional oxoglutarate decarboxylase/oxoglutarate dehydrogenase thiamine pyrophosphate-binding subunit/dihydrolipoyllysine-residue succinyltransferase subunit translates to MSGQLTGVGADGGAAADFGANEWLVDEMYAKYLADKNSVDKSWWPILENYRPVSGEAPSEGSGAAAKTTSNGGRPVARTTSVQPKSQPIPADAPQSSPEKKSSGSESEDEGPKDTVTPLRGMPKALAANMDISLTVPTATSVRTIPAKLMIDNRIVINNHLKRARGGKVSFTHLIGWALIQALKDFPSQNVYYDIVDDKPSVVAPAHIGLGIAIDIPKPDGSRALMVPAIKNAETLSFGEYLSAYEDLVKRARANKLTADDFKGASVSLTNPGGIGTVHSVPRLMKGQGCIIGAGALEYPAEFQGASEKTIVELGIGKTITLTSTYDHRVIQGAGSGEFLKKVHELLIGQRNFYEDIFAALRIPYDPIHWAPDISVDLSDTVNKTARVQELINAFRVRGHLMADIDPLEYVQRAHPDLDIASHGLTFWDLDREFVTGNFTDKRQMKLRDILGVLRDSYCRTIGLEYMHIQDPAQRAWIQGKVERPYAKPTHDEQMRILGKLNEAEAFETFLQTKYVGQKRFSLEGGESTIALLDAILQEATERELDGAAIGMAHRGRLNVLTNIAGKTYGQIFQEFEGHQDSKNTGSGDVKYHLGTEGTFRALDGSELPVYLAANPSHLEAVDGVLEGLVRAKQDRQPIGTFRTLPILIHGDAAMAGQGVVLETMQLSQLRGYRTGGTIHVVVNNQVGFTTTPGEGRTSVYSTDVAKTIQAPIWHVNGDDPEAVTRVAQLAFQFQQEFHTDVVIDVICYRRRGHNEGDDPSMTQPLMYNLIEAKRSVRKLYAEALVGRGDITQEEYESAHNDFQDRLEKAFMETHAAQTSSTPVVIPDTDEDGYTGEPETTGVDVEVIHEVGDAFSNKPAGFTVHKKLQQLLDKRVDMSRNGGIDWSFGELLAFGSLVLEGTPVRMSGQDTRRGTFVQRHAVLHDRENGQEWLPLTNVSENQARFWIYDSLLSEYAVMGFEYGYSVERPDALVLWEAQFGDFANGGQTIIDEFVASAEQKWGQRSSVVLLLPHGYEGAGPDHSSARIERFLQLCAENNMTVARPSTPASYFHLLRRQAYARPRRPLIVFTPKAMLRLKGATSDVDAFTSGTFQPVIDDDRVSDKSEVKRVILHAGKIHWDLRNELTKNPDSRIALVRVEQYYPVPGTELRNVLSQYPNAELVWVQEEPENQGAWPFISLELAKHLSNDKITGITRPAAASPATGSAKRHAAEHTKLIERALSL, encoded by the coding sequence GTGTCAGGCCAGTTGACCGGAGTTGGGGCCGATGGTGGCGCCGCAGCAGATTTTGGGGCCAATGAATGGCTCGTCGACGAGATGTATGCGAAGTACCTCGCAGACAAGAACTCGGTCGACAAGTCTTGGTGGCCGATCCTCGAGAACTATCGTCCCGTGAGTGGCGAGGCCCCGAGCGAAGGATCAGGCGCCGCAGCCAAGACAACGTCGAACGGTGGCCGTCCTGTCGCCCGGACGACGAGCGTGCAGCCCAAGTCCCAGCCGATCCCCGCTGATGCACCGCAGAGCTCTCCCGAGAAGAAGAGCTCCGGGTCGGAGTCCGAAGACGAGGGCCCGAAGGACACGGTCACTCCTCTGAGGGGAATGCCGAAAGCCCTCGCGGCGAACATGGATATCAGCCTCACGGTTCCGACCGCGACGAGCGTACGCACGATCCCCGCCAAGCTGATGATCGACAACCGCATCGTCATCAACAACCATCTCAAGCGGGCGCGCGGCGGAAAGGTGAGCTTCACCCACCTCATCGGCTGGGCGCTCATTCAGGCACTCAAGGACTTCCCGAGCCAGAACGTCTACTACGACATCGTCGACGACAAGCCGAGCGTCGTAGCTCCTGCCCACATCGGGCTCGGAATCGCCATCGACATTCCCAAGCCCGATGGTTCGCGCGCCCTGATGGTGCCGGCGATCAAGAACGCTGAGACGCTCTCATTCGGCGAGTATCTCTCGGCCTACGAAGACCTCGTCAAGCGCGCTCGGGCGAACAAGCTCACGGCGGATGATTTCAAGGGTGCGAGTGTCTCGCTGACGAACCCGGGCGGAATCGGAACCGTGCATTCGGTTCCCCGACTCATGAAGGGCCAGGGCTGCATCATCGGCGCCGGCGCTCTCGAGTACCCGGCAGAATTTCAGGGCGCCTCCGAGAAGACGATCGTCGAGCTCGGCATCGGCAAGACGATCACCCTCACCTCGACATACGACCACCGCGTGATCCAGGGTGCCGGCTCTGGGGAGTTCCTCAAGAAGGTCCACGAGCTCCTCATCGGGCAGCGCAACTTCTACGAAGACATCTTCGCGGCGCTGCGCATTCCGTACGACCCGATCCACTGGGCGCCTGACATCTCCGTCGACCTGAGCGACACCGTGAACAAGACGGCGCGTGTTCAGGAGCTCATCAATGCATTCCGCGTCCGCGGGCACCTGATGGCCGACATCGACCCGCTCGAGTATGTTCAGCGAGCCCATCCCGACCTCGACATCGCGTCGCACGGGTTGACCTTCTGGGACCTCGATCGAGAATTCGTCACGGGCAACTTCACCGACAAGCGCCAGATGAAGCTCCGCGACATTCTCGGGGTGCTTCGCGACTCGTACTGCCGCACGATCGGGCTCGAGTACATGCACATTCAGGATCCGGCCCAACGGGCGTGGATCCAGGGCAAAGTCGAGCGTCCGTATGCAAAGCCGACGCACGACGAGCAGATGCGCATTCTCGGCAAGCTGAACGAGGCAGAAGCCTTCGAGACGTTCCTGCAGACGAAGTACGTGGGCCAGAAGCGGTTCAGCCTCGAGGGCGGCGAATCGACGATCGCTCTGCTCGATGCGATCCTGCAGGAGGCCACCGAGCGCGAGCTCGACGGCGCAGCGATCGGCATGGCGCACCGTGGCCGGCTCAACGTGCTCACGAATATCGCGGGCAAGACGTACGGGCAGATCTTCCAGGAGTTCGAAGGCCACCAGGATTCGAAGAACACGGGCTCCGGCGACGTGAAGTACCACCTCGGCACCGAGGGCACATTCCGAGCACTCGACGGGTCCGAGCTCCCCGTGTACCTCGCGGCAAACCCGTCGCACCTCGAAGCGGTCGACGGAGTGCTCGAAGGCCTCGTCCGCGCGAAGCAGGACCGCCAGCCGATCGGCACATTCCGCACGCTCCCTATCCTCATTCACGGCGACGCGGCCATGGCCGGCCAGGGTGTCGTGCTCGAGACCATGCAGCTCTCTCAGCTTCGCGGATACCGCACCGGCGGCACGATCCACGTCGTGGTCAACAACCAGGTCGGGTTTACCACGACCCCCGGTGAGGGTCGCACATCGGTCTATTCAACCGATGTCGCGAAGACGATCCAGGCTCCCATCTGGCACGTGAACGGCGACGATCCCGAAGCGGTCACTCGCGTCGCGCAGCTGGCGTTCCAGTTCCAGCAGGAGTTCCACACCGACGTCGTCATCGACGTCATCTGCTACCGTCGCCGCGGTCACAACGAGGGCGACGACCCGTCGATGACGCAGCCGCTCATGTACAACCTCATCGAGGCGAAGCGCTCTGTGCGCAAGCTGTACGCCGAGGCGCTCGTGGGACGCGGCGACATCACGCAGGAAGAGTACGAGTCGGCCCACAACGACTTCCAGGACCGCCTGGAAAAGGCGTTCATGGAGACGCACGCGGCGCAGACGAGTTCGACGCCTGTCGTCATCCCCGACACCGACGAAGACGGATACACCGGCGAGCCCGAGACAACCGGTGTCGACGTTGAGGTCATCCACGAGGTCGGCGATGCGTTCTCGAACAAGCCCGCCGGCTTCACCGTGCACAAAAAGCTCCAGCAGCTGCTCGACAAGCGCGTCGACATGAGCCGCAATGGGGGCATTGACTGGTCATTCGGCGAGTTGCTCGCCTTCGGCTCTCTCGTGCTCGAGGGAACGCCCGTGCGCATGAGCGGGCAGGACACCCGCCGTGGCACCTTCGTTCAGCGCCACGCTGTTCTGCACGACCGCGAGAACGGCCAGGAATGGCTGCCGCTCACGAACGTGTCCGAGAACCAGGCGCGCTTCTGGATCTACGACTCGCTGCTCTCTGAATATGCCGTGATGGGCTTCGAGTACGGGTACTCCGTCGAGCGCCCCGATGCGCTCGTGCTGTGGGAGGCCCAGTTCGGCGACTTCGCCAACGGCGGGCAGACGATCATCGACGAGTTCGTCGCATCGGCTGAGCAGAAGTGGGGACAGCGCTCGAGCGTCGTGCTGCTTCTCCCCCACGGCTACGAGGGTGCGGGTCCCGACCACTCGTCTGCGCGAATCGAGCGGTTCTTGCAGCTTTGCGCCGAGAACAACATGACTGTGGCTCGCCCGTCGACTCCCGCGTCGTACTTCCACCTGCTGCGCAGGCAGGCGTACGCACGTCCGCGCCGACCGCTCATCGTCTTCACGCCGAAGGCGATGCTCCGCCTCAAGGGCGCGACGAGCGATGTTGACGCCTTCACCTCGGGAACGTTCCAGCCGGTCATCGATGACGACCGCGTGAGCGACAAGTCCGAGGTGAAGAGGGTCATCCTGCACGCGGGAAAAATCCACTGGGATCTCCGCAACGAGCTGACCAAGAACCCCGATTCCCGGATCGCCCTCGTGCGGGTCGAACAGTACTACCCGGTTCCGGGCACAGAGCTTCGCAATGTGCTCTCTCAGTACCCGAACGCCGAGCTGGTGTGGGTGCAGGAAGAGCCCGAGAACCAGGGAGCATGGCCGTTCATCTCCCTCGAGCTGGCCAAGCACCTGTCGAACGACAAGATCACGGGCATCACGAGGCCCGCGGCGGCATCGCCCGCAACGGGCTCCGCGAAGCGGCACGCCGCTGAGCACACGAAGCTCATCGAGCGCGCACTCTCGCTCTGA